CCTGCCGGGCCTGCCTCGCAAGAAATAGCGGCACCCTGCCGCTTCGCATCCAACCACATGACAGCGGCCCGAAGGGCCCGGAAATCAGCAAAGAAGGAAATACGCAATGTCCCTGAAACTGCGCCTTGCCCGTGCCGGCTCCAAGAAGCGCCCCTACTACCACATCGTCGTGGCTGACGCCCGTTCGCCGCGCGACGGCCGCTTCATCGAGACGGTCGGCGCGTGGAACCCGATGCTGCCGAAGGACGCCGAGCGCGTCTCGCTCAAGGAAGACCGCATCAAGCATTGGCTGGGTGAAGGCGCACAGCCGACGGACCGCGTGCTGCGCTTCCTGGACAAGGCCGGCATCGCCAACCGTCCGACCCGTTCCAACCCGGTCAAGGCCCAGCCCGGCAAGAAGGCGCAGGAGCGCGAGGCCGAGCGTCGCCAGCGCGAGGAAGACGCCGCCGCCGCCGCCGCGGAAGCTGCCGCCAAGCCGGAAGCCACGGAAACCGCCGAAGCCGAATAAGGCTTCCCGCAGCGCGCCCGGTGCGCGGCCCGGATTTCCAACCTTCATCGTGCCGGGCGGCAGGCGACTGCCGCCCGGAATCCGTTCAGGAGCGTGCGCGCATGACCGAGCTTGAAAATCCCGTGCTTCTGGCAACCATCGGCGGTGCGCATGGCATCCGTGGCGAATGCCGGGTGCGCAGCTTCACCGCGGACCCTACCGATGTCGGGGCCTATGGCCCGTTGGTGGACAAGGCCGGCGTGCGCTACACGGTCGCATCCGCGCGGCTGCAGAAGACGGTCGTGATCGTCCGCTTCAAGGAAGTGACGGACCGCAACCATGCCGAGCGCCTCAACGGGACCGAGTTGTTCGTCGACCGGTCGGCGCTGCCGGACGAGGGCGACGATTTCTACCAGGCCGACCTGATCGGCCTCGATGTCCGCACGACGCGTGGCGACGTGGTGGGCGAGGTCATCGCCTTTCACAATTTCGGTGCCGGCGACGTGCTGGAGATCAAGCCCGGGAACGGCGCCAGCGTGATGATCCCGTTCACCGAAGCGGCGGTGCCGGAGATCGATCTCGACCTCGGCTATCTGCTGGTGGAGCCGGTGGCCGCCGGGCTGGAGGGCGCCATCGAGGTGCGCTCCGACGACGACGATCTCGGCTGACGGGCAGGCCATCATGTTTCGCGCCTCCATCGTCACGCTCTATCCGGACATGTTTCCAGGCCCGCTCGGCCAGTCGCTGGCCGGCCGGGCGCTGGAGCGCGGGGATTGGACGCTCGAGACCACGCATATCCGCGAATTCGGCATCGGACGCCACCGCGCGGTGGACGACACGCCATCCGGCGGATCGGCCGGCATGGTGCTGCGCGCCGACGTGCTGGCGGCGGCCATAGATGCGGCCTCACCGCCAGACGATGTGCGGCCGCGCTATCTGATGAGCCCGCGCGGCGTGCCGCTGAAGCAGGATCGGGTGCGCGAGATCGCGTCCGGGCCGGGGGCGGTCATCGTCTGCGGACGCTTCGAGGGCGTGGACGAGCGGGTCATCGAGGGCCGCGGCCTGACGGAGATATCCATCGGCGACTATATCCTGTCGGGCGGCGAGATGGCGGCGCTGGTGATGCTGGACGCGATCGTGCGTCTGCTGCCCGGCGTGATGGGCAACGCGGAATCGGGAGAGGCCGAAAGCTTCGAGGGGGGGCTGCTGGAGCATCCCCACTATACAAGGCCCGCCGAGTGGGAAGGGCGCGGCATACCCCCCGTCCTGACATCGGGCGACCATGGCGCCATCGCGCGCTGGCGGCGCGGCGAGGCCGAGCGGCTGACGCGCGAGCGGCGCCCCGATCTTCTACCCCCGCCGAAAAGCGCATGATCTTGACGATGCAGGCTCGACAGGCGCCGCAAGCTGGTGTATGAGCGCGCCTGATTTCCTCAGAAGAACTTGACCGTTTCGACGGCCATGACCGGCCAATAATCCGGCATGAAATTAAGAGAGGCACCCTCATGGACATCATTTCCGAACTGAACGCCGCCGAAGTCGAGCGTATCTCCGCCATCCGCACCTTTCCGGCTTTCTCGCCCGGCGATACGCTGCGCGTGAACGTCCGCGTCACGGAAGGTACGCGCACCCGCGTCCAGGCCTATGAAGGTGTCTGCATCGCCCGCTCCGGCGCCGGCCTCCAGGAAAGCTTCACCGTCCGCAAGATCTCCTACGGCGAAGGCGTCGAGCGCGTGTTCCCGGTCTATTCGCCGCTGGTCGAATCGGTCGAGGTCGTGCGTCGTGGCCGCGTCCGCCGCGCCAAGCTTTATTACCTGCGCGACCGTCGCGGTAAGTCGGCGCGTATCGTGGAGGCGACCAACGCCCGCGCTCGCAAGCTGAACGACAATGTCCGCGCGGCCGCCGCCGAAGAGCGCGCCCGGGCCGATGCCGCCAAGGACGCCGCGAAGGCTGCTGCCAAGGCCGACGCCGCGGAGTAATCCGCACGCCGTCAGGCTGTGGTGCGACAGGCAGGGCGGTCTTCGGGCCGCCCTTTTTGTATTGGCGGTTCGGTCGTCCAGCTTGTAACCATTCCATGCAGTTGATAATTTCAGGTCATGAACCCTTGCCGCTCCTATCCGGGCCTGCTGCCGACCACGCTGGGTTATTCCCCGCTGGATGATCGCGCACGCCTGCCGGGCCGGTTCTTCTATCGGCAGATTTCCGCCGTCTACCTTCCGGGCTGACGCGCCGGGCCGCGTGGCCCTCTTCCCGTCTGACGATACCAATGAAGCCGCAGCCCATGTCACCCGACAGCGACCGGGCCGGCGAACCCTGAAAAGACCGATCATGAGCGCCAATCCACGCACACTCTACGACAAGATCTGGGACGACCACCTGATCGAAACCTTGTCCGGCGGCGCCGGCCTGCTCTACATCGACCGTCACCTTGTCCACGAAGTGACGAGCCCGCAGGCCTTCGAGGGGCTGCGCATGGCAGGGCGGCGCGTCCGCCAGCCCGCGCGCACGCTGGCCGTCGTGGACCATAACGTTCCCACCAGCGACCGCAGCGCCGGCATCGCCGACGAGGAAAGCCGCATCCAGGTGGAAGCGCTGGCGCGTAACGCGGCGGAGTTCGGCGTCGAGTACTTCAACGAGGTGGACCGGCGGCAGGGCATCGTCCACATCATCGGGCCGGAGCAGGGCTTCACCCTTCCCGGCATGACCATCGTGTGCGGCGACAGCCATACCTCGACCCATGGCGCGTTCGGCGCGCTGGCACACGGTATCGGCACCTCAGAGGTGGAGCATGTGCTGGCCACCCAGACCCTTATCCAGAACAAGGCGCGCAACATGCTCGTCCAGGTGGACGGCCAGGCGCCGGCCGGTGTGACGGCCAAGGATATCATCCTGGCCATCATCGGCGAGATCGGCACGGCCGGCGGCACGGGCTACGTCATCGAATATGCCGGCGAAGCG
This genomic window from Aureimonas sp. OT7 contains:
- the trmD gene encoding tRNA (guanosine(37)-N1)-methyltransferase TrmD, whose protein sequence is MFRASIVTLYPDMFPGPLGQSLAGRALERGDWTLETTHIREFGIGRHRAVDDTPSGGSAGMVLRADVLAAAIDAASPPDDVRPRYLMSPRGVPLKQDRVREIASGPGAVIVCGRFEGVDERVIEGRGLTEISIGDYILSGGEMAALVMLDAIVRLLPGVMGNAESGEAESFEGGLLEHPHYTRPAEWEGRGIPPVLTSGDHGAIARWRRGEAERLTRERRPDLLPPPKSA
- the rimM gene encoding ribosome maturation factor RimM (Essential for efficient processing of 16S rRNA), with amino-acid sequence MTELENPVLLATIGGAHGIRGECRVRSFTADPTDVGAYGPLVDKAGVRYTVASARLQKTVVIVRFKEVTDRNHAERLNGTELFVDRSALPDEGDDFYQADLIGLDVRTTRGDVVGEVIAFHNFGAGDVLEIKPGNGASVMIPFTEAAVPEIDLDLGYLLVEPVAAGLEGAIEVRSDDDDLG
- the rpsP gene encoding 30S ribosomal protein S16; protein product: MSLKLRLARAGSKKRPYYHIVVADARSPRDGRFIETVGAWNPMLPKDAERVSLKEDRIKHWLGEGAQPTDRVLRFLDKAGIANRPTRSNPVKAQPGKKAQEREAERRQREEDAAAAAAEAAAKPEATETAEAE
- the rplS gene encoding 50S ribosomal protein L19; this translates as MDIISELNAAEVERISAIRTFPAFSPGDTLRVNVRVTEGTRTRVQAYEGVCIARSGAGLQESFTVRKISYGEGVERVFPVYSPLVESVEVVRRGRVRRAKLYYLRDRRGKSARIVEATNARARKLNDNVRAAAAEERARADAAKDAAKAAAKADAAE